A single window of Silene latifolia isolate original U9 population unplaced genomic scaffold, ASM4854445v1 scaffold_212, whole genome shotgun sequence DNA harbors:
- the LOC141638664 gene encoding lysine--tRNA ligase, chloroplastic/mitochondrial-like isoform X2, with amino-acid sequence MEGVKVWLWRHSYSSCLQWKHLDLFQSNKLKPRRSSFTVACSSSSSDVKQLDRRRRQSSTSTSTSDREAVRSIRIEKVEELRSQGIEPYAYKWDRTHTATELQSLYQELLPGHESPEHVSVSVSGRILARRAFGKLAFMTLRDHSGTIQLYFEKDFLQSPSFDLLKSLVDVGDFLGASGSLKRTDKGELSVRVSSFAILTKSLLPLPDKYHGLTDLDKRYRQRYVDMIANPQVAAVFRNRAKGEVGGAEARPFVTYHNSLGRDLYLRIATELHLKRMLVGGFEKVYEIGRIFRNEGISTRHNPEFTTIEMYEAYSDYESMMTMAEEIVTQCALSVQGKLTIDYLGTDISLQRPWKRETMHNLVKEASGINFSEFGDNVKAAKEVTLTKLGNIFGDKEISAVSNCSSVGHVLNEVFEIVVEPTLIQPTFVLDYPIEISPLAKPHRSSSGLTERFELFICGRELANAFSELTDPMDQRSRLEEQVRQHNQKKQTTPDLKDDESENDMYEVTLDEDFLTALEYGMPPASGMGLGIDRLVMLLTNSASIRDVIAFPVLKVQQ; translated from the exons ATGGAAGGAGTGAAGGTATGGTTATGGAGGCATTCCTACTCGTCGTGTCTGCAATGGAAGCACCTTGACCTGTTCCAATCCAACAAATTGAAACCCCGACGCAGCAGCTTCACAGTCgcatgttcttcttcttcttctgatgtgAAGCAATTAGACCGCCGCCGTCGACAGTCATCTACCTCGACATCCACATCCGACAGAGAGGCCGTTCGGTCTATCCGTATTGAGAAGGTAGAAGAATTAAGAAGTCAGGGTATCGAGCCTTATGCCTACAAATGGGATAGGACTCACACTGCCACGGAGCTCCAGTCTCTTTACCAAGAGTTGCTGCCCGGCCACGAGTCTCCCGAACACGTCTCCGTCTCCGTCTCCGGTCGTATCCTCGCTCGCCGTGCTTTTGGAAAACTAGCATTTATGACCCTCCGAGATCACTCCGGCACTATCCAGCTTTACTTTGAAAAGGATTTCCTCCAATCTCCTTCCTTTGATCTCCTTAAATCACTCGTTGACGTTGGTGATTTCCTTGGCGCTTCCGGTTCTTTGAAAAGGACCGATAAAGGCGAGCTCTCCGTTCGAGTCTCTTCTTTTGCCATCCTCACTAAATCCCTACTTCCCCTCCCTGATAAATACCATGGCCTCACTGACCTTGATAAGCGCTACCGCCAACGCTATGTCGACATGATTGCTAACCCTCAAGTTGCCGCCGTTTTTCGCAATCGAGCTAAA GGAGAAGTGGGCGGAGCAGAAGCAAGGCCGTTTGTTACATATCATAACTCGTTAGGACGGGATCTCTATTTGAGAATAGCTACCGAGCTCCACTTGAAGAGGATGCTG GTTGGGGGATTTGAAAAGGTTTATGAAATCGGACGAATATTCAGAAATGAAGGCATTTCAACTCGGCACAATCCCGAGTTTACCACCATAGAG ATGTACGAAGCATATTCTGATTATGAGAGCATGATGACCATGGCGGAAGAAATTGTCACTCAGTGTGCTCTTTCAGTTCAAGGAAAACTTACAATAGATTATCTG GGAACAGATATATCCTTACAAAGGCCTTGGAAAAGAGAGACTATGCATAATCTTGTAAAAGAAGCCTCAGGAATCAATTTCAGTGAGTTTGGAGATAATGTCAAAGCTGCAAAGGAAGTTACTTTGACAAAACTGGGAAACATTTTTGGGGATAAGGAGATATCTGCCGTTAGTAATTGCTCGTCAGTTGGGCATGTACTTAATGAG GTATTTGAAATAGTGGTTGAGCCAACACTTATCCAACCTACATTTGTTTTGGATTACCCCATTGAGATATCTCCTCTAGCGAAACCTCACAGAAG CTCTTCGGGTTTGACTGAGAGGTTTGAACTGTTCATATGTGGCCGGGAACTAGCAAACGCGTTCTCTGAGTTAACCGATCCTATGGATCAG AGGTCACGTCTGGAAGAGCAAGTAAGGCAGCATAACCAGAAGAAGCAAACTACGCCTGATCTTAAGGACGATGAAAGTGAAAATGATATGTATGAGGTGACTCTTGATGAGGACTTTCTGACCGCATTGGAGTACGGGATGCCTCCGGCTTCTGGAATG GGGCTGGGAATTGACAGACTAGTAATGCTATTGACAAACTCTGCAAGTATCCGGGATGTTATTGCCTTCCCTGTTTTGAAGGTTCAGCAATAA
- the LOC141638666 gene encoding uncharacterized protein LOC141638666, with amino-acid sequence MVDWLLERYDTHTRLLLFNRFVHFSISKHDVYDVFMLPCEGEDVPTVTDDKDLVQCWRKRFGALPNKDIKLDQVVRVEMLKLVDGGPDFKRLFVLFAMGSFLAPTVHNRIDTRLIGAVEDVDAIPKMDWCSYIMDRFDNSVDSWKENEGKSMGGCLMFFQIVYFHRLIWRGLPEKRTLPLIRHWTYDAMKKRVKEECKAYTVHRGFGIGVWDLTTYPISLFLEKTFYKVAVDRVEAEVTAIRQEAARQAEKDDAGVEAIRKEAGRAAEKDTIAQDTGSRTVTFTLPDDLPSDEDLRFLYNDPRVLKWYQTKRNQKLISRLHRDVAAEMMSDPPLSQQVQQQHEGIGEAAGEAEQTFSQRLDSDPAFYAEFIAMLDQVDAAMENVVLPPSFDLGLDDIGEKTPARSYALRYTRARDRAPGGPVNNAAPEVSRAPNRPVPKPAGKKKAVPAVSR; translated from the exons ATGGTTGATTGGCTGTTGGAACGATATGATACGCACACTAGGCTGCTTTTGTTTAATAGGTTTGTTCATTTCTCAATCAGTAAGCATGATGTTTACGATGTATTCATGTTACCGTGTGAAGGGGAGGATGTGCCAACTGTTACAGATGATAAAGACCTAGTACAGTGTTGGAGAAAGAGATTTGGTGCTTTACCAAATAAGGATATAAAGCTGGACCAAGTTGTTAGAGTTGAGATGCTGAAATTGGTGGACGGTGGACCAGATTTTAAGAGGTTGTTTGTGTTATTTGCAATGGGATCGTTTTTGGCCCCGACTGTGCACAATCGAATCGACACTAGGTTGATTGGGGCAGTGGAGGATGTTGATGCCATACCAAAGATGGATTGGTGTTCATACATTATGGATCGTTTTGACAATTCCGTTGACTCATGGAAAGAAAACGAGGGCAAAAGCATGGGGGGGTGCCTAATGTTCTTCCAGATAGTGTACTTTCATCGCCTGATTTGGAGGGGTTTGCCTGAGAAGAGGACACTACCCCTGATACGTCATTGGACCTATGACGCAATGAAGAAGCGAGTTAAGGAGGAGTGCAAAGCTTACACCGTGCATAGGGGATTTGGTATAGGGGTGTGGGATCTGACCACGTATCCGATATCACTTTTTCTGGAAAAGACATTCTACAAGGTTGCGGTTGACAGGGTTGAAGCTGAAGTGACCGCTATCCGGCAGGAGGCAGCTCGACAGGCCGAGAAGGACGACGCTGGGGTGGAGGCTATCAGGAAGGAGGCGGGTCGTGCAGCCGAGAAGGATACAATTGCACAGGATACTGGAAGTAGGACTGTGACTTTCACACTTCCAGACGACCTCCCTTCTGATGAGGATCTTCGCTTTCTGTACAACGAC CCACGTGTACTTAAATGGTACCAGACAAAGAGGAACCAGAAGTTGATTTCACGCTTACATCGTGACGTGGCAGCAGAAATGATGTCGGATCCTCCCCTATCTCAGCAGGTGCAGCAACAGCATGAAGGAATTGGTGAAGCGGCGGGTGAAGCGGAGCAGACCTTCTCGCAGAGATTGGATAGCGACCCTGCATTCTATGCTGAGTTCATAGCAATGCTTGATCAAGTGGACGCAGCTATGGAGAACGTGGTCCTCCCGCCATCCTTTGATCTGGGGTTAGATGACATTGGAGAAAAAACACCCGCCAGGTCGTACGCGCTA
- the LOC141638668 gene encoding peptidyl-prolyl cis-trans isomerase FKBP19, chloroplastic isoform X2, protein MPALRGKDYGKTKMRYPDYTQTLSGLQFKDLRMGNGPNPNIGDIVVVDWAGYTIGYYGRIFEARNKTKGGSFEGDDKEFFKFRIGSNEVIPAFEEAVIGMSLGGIRRDKGRWILC, encoded by the exons TGCCAGCTCTTCGGGGAAAAGATTATGGCAAGACCAAGATGCGATATCCTGACTACACTCAAACTCTTTCTGGTCTTCAGTTTAAG GATCTCAGAATGGGAAACGGGCCTAACCCAAACATAGGGGACATTGTCGTG GTGGATTGGGCTGGTTACACCATAGGGTATTATGGTCGTATATTTGAAGCTCGAAATAAGACAAAGGGTGGTTCTTTTGAG GGAGATGACAAGGAGTTTTTCAAATTCAGAATAGGATCGAATGAG GTCATTCCAGCATTTGAGGAGGCTGTCATAGGAATGTCTCTGGGTGGAATCAGAAG GGACAAAGGGCGTTGGATTTTGTGTTGA
- the LOC141638668 gene encoding peptidyl-prolyl cis-trans isomerase FKBP19, chloroplastic isoform X1, with translation MPALRGKDYGKTKMRYPDYTQTLSGLQFKDLRMGNGPNPNIGDIVVVDWAGYTIGYYGRIFEARNKTKGGSFEGDDKEFFKFRIGSNEVIPAFEEAVIGMSLGGIRRIVVPPELGYPENDYNKKGPRPATFSGQRALDFVLRNQGLIDKTLLFDIELLKIIPN, from the exons TGCCAGCTCTTCGGGGAAAAGATTATGGCAAGACCAAGATGCGATATCCTGACTACACTCAAACTCTTTCTGGTCTTCAGTTTAAG GATCTCAGAATGGGAAACGGGCCTAACCCAAACATAGGGGACATTGTCGTG GTGGATTGGGCTGGTTACACCATAGGGTATTATGGTCGTATATTTGAAGCTCGAAATAAGACAAAGGGTGGTTCTTTTGAG GGAGATGACAAGGAGTTTTTCAAATTCAGAATAGGATCGAATGAG GTCATTCCAGCATTTGAGGAGGCTGTCATAGGAATGTCTCTGGGTGGAATCAGAAG GATTGTAGTGCCCCCGGAACTGGGATACCCTGAAAATGATTACAACAAGAAGGGACCTAGGCCAGCTACGTTTTCG GGACAAAGGGCGTTGGATTTTGTGTTGAGGAACCAAGGATTGATAGACAAGACACTGTTATTTGATATTGAGCTTCTTAAAATCATACCGAACTAG
- the LOC141638664 gene encoding lysine--tRNA ligase, chloroplastic/mitochondrial-like isoform X1, whose amino-acid sequence MEGVKVWLWRHSYSSCLQWKHLDLFQSNKLKPRRSSFTVACSSSSSDVKQLDRRRRQSSTSTSTSDREAVRSIRIEKVEELRSQGIEPYAYKWDRTHTATELQSLYQELLPGHESPEHVSVSVSGRILARRAFGKLAFMTLRDHSGTIQLYFEKDFLQSPSFDLLKSLVDVGDFLGASGSLKRTDKGELSVRVSSFAILTKSLLPLPDKYHGLTDLDKRYRQRYVDMIANPQVAAVFRNRAKIMSVIRKTVESYDFVEVETPVLQGEVGGAEARPFVTYHNSLGRDLYLRIATELHLKRMLVGGFEKVYEIGRIFRNEGISTRHNPEFTTIEMYEAYSDYESMMTMAEEIVTQCALSVQGKLTIDYLGTDISLQRPWKRETMHNLVKEASGINFSEFGDNVKAAKEVTLTKLGNIFGDKEISAVSNCSSVGHVLNEVFEIVVEPTLIQPTFVLDYPIEISPLAKPHRSSSGLTERFELFICGRELANAFSELTDPMDQRSRLEEQVRQHNQKKQTTPDLKDDESENDMYEVTLDEDFLTALEYGMPPASGMGLGIDRLVMLLTNSASIRDVIAFPVLKVQQ is encoded by the exons ATGGAAGGAGTGAAGGTATGGTTATGGAGGCATTCCTACTCGTCGTGTCTGCAATGGAAGCACCTTGACCTGTTCCAATCCAACAAATTGAAACCCCGACGCAGCAGCTTCACAGTCgcatgttcttcttcttcttctgatgtgAAGCAATTAGACCGCCGCCGTCGACAGTCATCTACCTCGACATCCACATCCGACAGAGAGGCCGTTCGGTCTATCCGTATTGAGAAGGTAGAAGAATTAAGAAGTCAGGGTATCGAGCCTTATGCCTACAAATGGGATAGGACTCACACTGCCACGGAGCTCCAGTCTCTTTACCAAGAGTTGCTGCCCGGCCACGAGTCTCCCGAACACGTCTCCGTCTCCGTCTCCGGTCGTATCCTCGCTCGCCGTGCTTTTGGAAAACTAGCATTTATGACCCTCCGAGATCACTCCGGCACTATCCAGCTTTACTTTGAAAAGGATTTCCTCCAATCTCCTTCCTTTGATCTCCTTAAATCACTCGTTGACGTTGGTGATTTCCTTGGCGCTTCCGGTTCTTTGAAAAGGACCGATAAAGGCGAGCTCTCCGTTCGAGTCTCTTCTTTTGCCATCCTCACTAAATCCCTACTTCCCCTCCCTGATAAATACCATGGCCTCACTGACCTTGATAAGCGCTACCGCCAACGCTATGTCGACATGATTGCTAACCCTCAAGTTGCCGCCGTTTTTCGCAATCGAGCTAAA ATTATGTCAGTAATACGAAAGACAGTGGAATCCTATGACTTTGTCGAAGTCGAAACTCCCGTTCTGCAG GGAGAAGTGGGCGGAGCAGAAGCAAGGCCGTTTGTTACATATCATAACTCGTTAGGACGGGATCTCTATTTGAGAATAGCTACCGAGCTCCACTTGAAGAGGATGCTG GTTGGGGGATTTGAAAAGGTTTATGAAATCGGACGAATATTCAGAAATGAAGGCATTTCAACTCGGCACAATCCCGAGTTTACCACCATAGAG ATGTACGAAGCATATTCTGATTATGAGAGCATGATGACCATGGCGGAAGAAATTGTCACTCAGTGTGCTCTTTCAGTTCAAGGAAAACTTACAATAGATTATCTG GGAACAGATATATCCTTACAAAGGCCTTGGAAAAGAGAGACTATGCATAATCTTGTAAAAGAAGCCTCAGGAATCAATTTCAGTGAGTTTGGAGATAATGTCAAAGCTGCAAAGGAAGTTACTTTGACAAAACTGGGAAACATTTTTGGGGATAAGGAGATATCTGCCGTTAGTAATTGCTCGTCAGTTGGGCATGTACTTAATGAG GTATTTGAAATAGTGGTTGAGCCAACACTTATCCAACCTACATTTGTTTTGGATTACCCCATTGAGATATCTCCTCTAGCGAAACCTCACAGAAG CTCTTCGGGTTTGACTGAGAGGTTTGAACTGTTCATATGTGGCCGGGAACTAGCAAACGCGTTCTCTGAGTTAACCGATCCTATGGATCAG AGGTCACGTCTGGAAGAGCAAGTAAGGCAGCATAACCAGAAGAAGCAAACTACGCCTGATCTTAAGGACGATGAAAGTGAAAATGATATGTATGAGGTGACTCTTGATGAGGACTTTCTGACCGCATTGGAGTACGGGATGCCTCCGGCTTCTGGAATG GGGCTGGGAATTGACAGACTAGTAATGCTATTGACAAACTCTGCAAGTATCCGGGATGTTATTGCCTTCCCTGTTTTGAAGGTTCAGCAATAA
- the LOC141638667 gene encoding protein MET1, chloroplastic-like, which yields MATAASNVHLYQTMNTLSRWSLIKPVSSAKLHFPTLPSSPHVNVTLISNTNTSFRFLHLKAAAAAASDGENSDEETYEEYEVEIEQPYGLRFAKGRDGGTYIDAIAPGLSADRTGKFTVGDKVIATSAVFGTELWPAAEYGRTMYTIRQRIGPLYMKMQKRFGNLDYGSGGQLSEKEIIRAERNSGFISNRVREIQLQNYQRKMEQKKGREKDLVEGLQLYKAGKYEEAREKFESVLGSMPTPDEASVASYNVACCYSKLNQIQASLSALEDALKQGYEDFKRIRSDPDLANLRTSPDFETLMKRFDESFINESAVNAIKSLFGLFKN from the exons ATGGCAACGGCCGCAAGCAATGTGCATCTCTACCAAACCATGAACACCCTCAGTCGTTGGTCCTTGATCAAACCTGTATCCTCTGCTAAACTTCACTTTCCAACATTGCCGTCGTCACCACATGTAAATGTAACCCTCATTTCCAATACCAACACCTCCTTCAGGTTTCTCCATCTCAAAGCGGCTGCTGCTGCCGCTTCTGATGGAGAAAATTCAGATGAAGAGACTTACGAAGAATATGAAGTCGAAATTGAGCAGCCTTACGGATTGAGGTTTGCCAAAGGCAGAGACGGAGGTACTTATATAGATGCCATCGCCCCTGGGTTATCCGCGGATAGGACCGGCAAATTTACGGTGGGTGACAAGGTTATTGCGACGAGCGCCGTGTTTGGAACTGAATTATGGCCTGCTGCTGAATACGGGAGAACTATGTACACCATTCGCCAGAGGATTGGTCCTCTTTATATGAAAATGCAGAAGCGATTTGGCAACCTTGATTATGGCTCTGGAGGCCAGCTTTCCGAAAAGGAAATCATCCGAGCCGAGAGGAATTCCGGTTTCATTTCTAATCGTGTCCGAGAGATTCAA CTCCAAAATTACCAGAGGAAGATGGAACAGAAAAAAGGGAGGGAAAAAGACCTTGTGGAAGGCCTACAGCTATACAA GGCGGGGAAGTATGAGGAAGCACGGGAGAAGTTCGAGTCGGTACTGGGATCAATGCCTACCCCTGATGAAGCATCAGTGGCCAGTTACAATGTGGCTTGTTGTTATTCCAAGCTTAATCAG ATTCAAGCTAGCTTATCAGCTCTTGAAGATGCTTTGAAACAAGGATATGAAGACTTCAAG AGAATCCGAAGTGACCCAGATCTCGCAAACCTTAGGACATCTCCTGACTTTGAGACACTCATGAAAAGATTTGATGAATCCTTCATCAACGAGAGTGCCGTCAATGCTATTAAATCTCTCTTTGGTCTTTTCAAAAACTAA